The following is a genomic window from Phaseolus vulgaris cultivar G19833 chromosome 6, P. vulgaris v2.0, whole genome shotgun sequence.
AGAACCATATGTATAGTAAGCATATGGTATCTAGAATCCGCTCATATTGGATCTGAGTTGAATCAGTTAAGTTTAGATCGATTTGCTCGATAGGAGTTAAGGCTGATTAGGCTTGACCTATGCATGGGTCGAATCAGTTCGATCTCAGTCGGACCAATTCGATTCGATATGGATCTTGATCGATTTGGTTGGACCTGTTCCCGTGTCTTATTGATTCGACTTGGATTGAATCGATTTAACTCGACATAGATTCAGATCGACTCGACTAGACCTAAGTTTGGACTAACTTAGTTCGACCTGAGTCTGATTTAACTCAGctcaaaatctattttaaataattttaaaatatatccgATCTAATATCTAATCTAAATCTAATTATATAGATTGGATATGaatttggatttgagataaatttatttaaataaacttaaaattaatataaatttagataattataaattgaatttaataatctatattttttaaacatatttattgTATAGTGAGCATTTAACGTACAGTGAGCATTTAAAGGCTATCATGTGAATTTAGTACACAGAAAACACTCGACGTGGGTAATTTTAATTCACGTACGACATGTACAACCCTTACTTTGTCCTTTAATACTTAACTATGTTGTTATCAACTTTTCTTCCTACGCTAGTCAAAGAATTAGgtaaattatataaaacataTTAACATTAATTGTTTCGACCACTGAAAGTTTGTTGATATCAtatgtttattatatttaaggAATACTGAAATTTTGTTCACTTAAATTTAGACTCaacttttgtaaatgattttttCTTTCCAAGACACTTCGATGATGATGAGGGAAGTATTGGTATAAATTACATTGACATGATTTGAAATTTTTCatagaaaagaaataataataataataagactATACTTTTATGTATTCTAATGAAGAAAATTTCTAATTTTGTATCTGTTACTTTtcattcaaaatgcaaagtGTACGTATATCTCTCTTTAAAAGGTGACGTTGCAATCAGTTCTTTCACCTACAAATTATACGTCACAGAGACAAAAATTTCTGATGCATTAATTACTCATAAAGAAATAGTTCGAGAACTCTCATAATTGCacacaattttttatgtaaaaaatttaaaagtaaatatatatatatatatatatatataataaaaagtaaatttataattaaataatataaaataatattaaaataataatatatttaaaactaaGATGTAGGCATATAACTAAGATGTTTAAAAGCATGTCCCTAGCACACTTGTTTTAGTATTCTTACTCACTAATAACTTGTGGCCATCATAgtgtatagttttttttttaattaataaagaataaaattaataaactgGGACATTTATGTAACCTATATCCCACACACAGTAGTTGTGTTTTACACAAGTGGTGGAAGGTGATAAGAGAGAGAGATGTTAGAGTGATGCGTACCAAAAGCAGAGCTTTGATGTTGATAAGTGATAGTTTGTCGTGATGAGCGTCTTGTTGTTCGCCATAATGAGCCATGACCATGTCCAAGAAATCAGGTTTATCGTTTCTCTTGTGCTTGGAAGCAACATGCTCTTGAATCATCTTCGTCAACAACCTATCAAACTTCTTGTGCAACTGCTTCATCCCACGCTCAATCCCTTGCAAGTCCAATTTGGCCAAGAAGGGTATGAAATCGCCGATGTTGAAGTAGCCTGCAACAGTCATGAGCTCCACCACCATGTCCTTGAACTCGTTTGACTCCGAACCCTTCGTCTCAAACACTCGACGACTCAGTATAACCTTCCCTATCATGTTGGCCATGGAGTAGGTCAAGATTTCAGGCACCACCACAGCTTCACCCTTCTTGCTGCATTCGTACAGCGTACCAATCATCTGAACCATCTCTTCATCTCGAACCTTGCTCCACTCTTCCACAGCCTTTCCTCCCAGCATGTGCAGGTTGCTCAGTTTCCTCAGCAGCTTCCACCTTGATCCGTAATCAGCAAACACCATATCCTGTCAACAACCATCAATCCAAACTACCAACTTTTACTTTACAACTCTCTTATTCAAATTCTAACTTTTTCTACTTCTCATTTTCcattcttctttattttaacCCCAAAACACATCATTTTCGGAaagttattaaattaatttaaagataaaaaataattaatttacatactattttatagattaaaaaattattgacatttaaaatattttttttattaataaaatttataaaataatttttaaattgatatttaattaactattaattattttaaattttaaattaatcattaatttataatgaaagactaatttagaatttaagataattataataatttaaatgatTTGTTAATGTTggatataaatttagaaattattttataaatttatgttaagaatataaactattttagatattagtattttttttataaaataatatttaacttaattaatatataagacGTAACAAATTCAtcctaataaaaaaactaattgcAAGGAGAAAAAACTTGTGTATCATTGAAATTCatttcttaaactattttaaaaaggaTGTTTGGGTAattcttttatgattttttaaaaatataaagatgaaaagtaaaatatttttttaagttaaaattaattaatttatatatatatatatatatataataaaatgtaaatatttaaaataacttatattatataaattttaactttttaaaaaattcatttaaaattttttagAGAAAGGTTTGTTCATACATATTTAAGTGTATCAAAGTTATCAAacaatttgtaattattttgaaaattaactgATTTTTTTGAATGAATCATGGTTTAAAAATGTactttgtaaaataaaaataggagAACTCATAACCttatatttaaaacaatttaactTATCTACTACAAGAGTAACTTCCATTTACATCTCTTCACCTTTTCTCAAATTACGTCCAAATCCCAACTTCTTTAAACTTTAAACAAACATTCGTTTTTTAAACTATTACATCGTCACCGATTTTTACATTgcacgttttttttttctaagtttaaaaaacattatacTTGCACACCTTGGTAGTATGAGAGATTActataatagtaaaaaaaaagcaagagatataaatatgattttaaaagaAATCTTATAAATTATCATTATAGTTTACTCTTAAATAACTTTTAATAGGATATTGTACGTATGATTAAATGCTAACCATTATTAAGTGGACTAACTAACAAACTTAATCCAAGTGTGTACATgattatatatactttttaattaaaaaattatgtttgtaTCTATGAGAACATATTAGGTCAGAATAGTATAATTTTGGTATTGTATAAGGATTAAAGTACCTTCAAGTAAAGAAATATCATTgaattaagttattttttttaaatccacaaaatattattttatacaaaaaataataatctacCTCTAAATACATAACTAAGCTTAAATAGTTGTTTTATAGATTTGGATCATTGATATGGGtcaaatttacttttattaatttcccaattaaaaaataactagtttactaattaaaaaaacaacttgCTTATAATTAGAAAGCAAAATTGAACTGTTTTCACGGTTTAGAAGAGCAGAAAAATCACTTTTAAATCTGAGAATCCAAGAGCAGAACAAATTCCAAATATGTCAGATAtgaaaaaggaacaaaaaagCATAGAAGCATATACTCACCTaccttactttttttttatctttcttttaattatttttatcaaatatttaaggtATCATTGTtgatacataaaataaaattgaagaaggTGGTGTTTATATCTCTGTACCTGTGCATCATAAGCCAAGTGTGTTGCACCTGCATTTGGAGGTCGATTTGAGAAGTTTTGATCAAGGGTTTTGAGGAAGGCACGAGCAGCAGCAGGAGTAGAAGCCACAACCATGTTGTTAGTACCCATTTTCAGGTACATCACGGATCCATATTTCTTTGCCATATTTGCCAATGTCACATGGGGCATGCTTCCCATCATAGGAAGTGCACCCACCACAGGCCACCCTCTTGGCCCCGGCGGCAGCTTCCGATCACGGCGTTTCAAGACTGTGCGAATGGACAAAAGGGTCACCAAGAAGATCAAAATTGACGCTGCAATTTCCTTCACAAGGAACAAGGTGTCCATGGTGGTGAAGAGTAAAATCTAACACTAATTGGCTATGAATTAAGTGTGGTGAATTTGATGCCTGGGAGAGAGATATATACATAACATGATGATGTGTGGAGTTTGGCAAGGCACGTTGCCACCAACATTTTCCAAATAATGATAAGAGTTGGTTCCATTTATCCATGCTGGTGCACCCTCCCCCCACACACGTATGAAAcacaaattagaaaaataagtaATACAACAAGACATgtgattttaattgtttttagccaagtctttttctttcttctataTTTGTGAAACTTCAAATAGATTTATTTAAATACAGAAAAGAaggtaattaataaaattatatgacttttattttatttggaatTTAGAGAATGGtgaatctgaaaaaaaaaaatacagagtGTGAATCAATGTAGTAGTTTAGATTTTTCTTGTAAGAAAAACTcaagttaaattaaaattttactaGTTTTCTTGGTAAATAAATATGCATAGTTTTTTACACACATTTTATGTTAACTAAACACCTATATCTCATCTAAGTTTATGTGGCAGAAAGTATTGATTAAATAAATTCGTTATTAAATTAAGAGTTTAATCTtgatatatgaaaattattatatatctaTGTACCTTAAAGGTGAATTTTAGAACaccaaaaacaataattttcagtaatatatataacaataagttaattaataaaattgaatatgttCGGAAGCACATGAGAGAGATAGACGTGTATTGTTGTTTAttattaaaaccattttaaaagagatatattaatatatatgaaAGTTATTCAGAACATCCCATTCCTATTCTTATTTCACATAATTTATCTTGTTTTatacttttgtttatttttttataattattaaaaagtttCTAAGAATATTACATATATGCAAGAACAATTTCTCTCCTCGGGGGACCtcaataaaataatgataagtTATAGAAAAGATATGAGTATAGTTTTGGATTGTCTGAGAACACAGTTTTCCAGACACTGAGAATTTAATAAGACTAAGATAAATAATTTCTGAATAATTTGGTGAGTAGTGCATGAATTAATTATAAGATTGAGGATAGATGTTTGTGAATATGGAAAGTGAGTGACTCAATCTAAGAGAGTAGGTTATGAACTCACATGTGTGCAACCAAACCTTCCATCTTCAACCTAACTTCGAAGAGAGATTGCAGCTACCTACCATTCTTTTTGTGAAAATCTAAAATTTCGAGAGCCCTAAATCTCATCAGTGTCAGAAAATTTTGATTCTGCTTCTTACTTTACTTTAAAATATGTTTCTAAAAATATTGCAAATTATTTTACGATTATTTTCCAACCAGATTCTGATAATTGTTTGTAAATAAAGTTCTTTAAAAATACTTCAAGATATTTTCTCATTCTATCTTTCCCCTTCAAACTGTACTTTGACTTATGATTATCAATCATTCCTCTACTATTTGGTACATGCTTTTAAGAAGTAGAATTGTGTTCTGCAACGAACTTTCAAATATGCTTAATCATATTTACACAGTATTTTGTAAAAGcaagtgttttaaaaaaaaataaaaaatacttggcaattttaagaaaaatgtgttcatacacaaattttaaatatatggttAATTTGATAATTGAAATTTGTGAAGTTTTAATTAataagcaaaataaaaaaatagatacatTTTtccctttctcttctttttctattttcttcaaATACTCTTTTCAAGTAATGTGGGTTATGGTAGTTTATATATCATTCTTAATCATTTATTGGGATACTTTTAAGAAATAGAAATGCGTCAAGAACAGACTTTCAAATATGCTTAATCatatttagaaatttatttctaaagtaagtcttttaaaaaataaaaaataagataattaaaaatattttctcattCTCTTTTTTCCTTCAAAGTACTTGCGTTATGATTATGAATTTCTCTACTCAAGTCGCAtgcttttaagaaataaaaatatgttcaGAAACAAATTTCAAATGTACGGTAAGTTTGataattgaagtttgtaaggtaagtttttaataataaacaCAAATACAAAATAAGTTTGTAAGgtattgtcttttttttttttcatttgtgaaCTCTTTTCACTATGAGAAAATTTGAAGTTAGAGTGGTTTAATAGTCgcctaaaaagagaaaaaatgtcAATTCTAAAAGTTGGATTTGTGTTAATGTTGTGAGGACCACAATTTcgggatctgggagtgtgctacggattcatcaatctggaagtgaatcatgttgcattCCGGATGAGAGGATGTTCCagaagcaaagtttgcataaattattgattttcgaATTGCTGAATCAGGAAGTCTAATTTCTATTAcagattggtggatccggaatgatttttttcaattacgGATTTCTAAATCTAGAatacatattttgaattatggattggtggatccataatggttttttcaattatggatgttttgcattttttattttggattaacactatCATTCATGTACTACCGGAAGCATCAATCTGGGAGATTACCGGATGCGCCAATCCAAAAATTTGCCGGAAGCGCCAATCCGAAAATTTACCGGATTTCATAATCCggaatacaaaagaaataaaaatgtacAATTTATACAGGGACACTTTTGTCTTTGCGCAAccttgtgggggtgcaggaagaaaaatataggggTGCTGGAAGAAATTGCCTAAGAAGAATGTTAATAGAGTTGGTTTGTTAAGGCTGTTTCTTTCCGCACCTCCATAATTTCTCTTAGTACCCCATATGTCAGACAAAAGAtcattttgtccttaaaaataTACATTCTTAATTCTACAATTTGGAAGTgtaactttttctatttacacctcCCGTATTGTATAATTTACTTCCAGATCATACAAtctaaaatatctttttttctttaaaagagTACATTATGGATTATAGAATCTAGTAGGTATTTCCAAATCCAAAAGGTATTCTTGAATTCATAAATACTTTCAAGATTCTATAATTTGGATATACCTTCTGGATTCTATAAtccaaaatgtaattttttaaagaaaccCATTATGAATTATAGAATTCGAAAGATATTTTCAATTCGAAAATACCTTCTAGATTCTATAATTCAGAGTTTTTCTAGATCACCCATTCTGAAAAAAAGAAACATTAATAGAATAAAGgttattttttataagagtAGGATGATTGGGGCATCAAGTGATGAAGATTCATCCAAACAAAGCATCTCAGGCTCAAAGCATAGACACAAAAGAATACATTTTTCCATTATGAATTCTTTGTATAAAACTGTAAATAAGGTTTTCATTTTCTGACCTTGTATTTACGAGTCAAATAGAAAGTAGGAATAAACCCTAACCCTAGGAGATAAGAAAGTGCATGGAGagtttctagaaaccctaactTGCTATGCAAGCTAGAATTTAAGGAAGCTTGGGtgataaagcccaagccataACCCTAACTTGCAATGCAAGCTAGGGTTTGGGTAGCTTCACCAAGTGGTATCATGAGCAAAGCCTATAGTCCAACTAAGTTCTAGCTTGTTATTCAACTTTTTTACCatttaattcttttgttttgtgttgttcttttgTGTTTGAtgtcttttaattcattttgacCAATTAAAATCaagtttcaaaaaaattaaacggTTCAAATTCATTGAAATTCCTTGAACCATCCAAAGCAGTCACGATCTAGGCTTCCTTTGCATGCGCtggttgtttttcaatttttttttgagttttcttgcaaTTTCAATTGGTGAAATCAATTTAGATAAGGTTAATGTCCAAATTTGTCATGAATTCGTGTTTTTGGCTTGACTTTACCACGCATTTGATAAAATGCCTCAATGAAATCTGCTAGGTGTTTGATTAATTGGTtatgtgatttatttttgtataagcTTTAGTATGTTTTTCAGTTTGTGTGACTTGTGTCTCTGACTTGCTTTAGTTCATATCTGGTTTCCTAATACATCAAATCATATCATGTCTTGAAGTCTTGTTCAATTTTCATTGATCTCTATagatgatgtgagttgattttaggattgtttatttgtttggtgacactttacttagatttagGAAATTTctcactggacattaacttaacaagtgttaagtagatgtgaaagttcatttccataaggccaaaaggaaaacacaattaATATGTGAATATGAATGCCAAAATAAGGTGTAGAATTTAAGCAAACACAAGGTGAGCAAGAATATGGACCAAATTGAAAACAAGGAAGCAAAAAGAAGAACAATacatattttggaattgaaattggaatggaaatggaatggaaaaagatgagtGAAAGGAAACATAGGAGATGAATTTGAGAAGATgaaacacgccacttggattgGTGatttgctccaagataagtgtgaatgccgccacttgagagctctcaatttctcacaagataagacaaagATTTAGGGAGACAATGCTCACACACTCTAACACAATTTGTGTATTGTAACTTTACTCTAATTCCAACTTGTCAATACATGAGgtaggcctccctatttatagatttaggagccttggaaagaagaaaagagggtAGAATGGGAAAGGGAAGAGTGGTGCGGTCTTGACTTTGGTCAAAATCGCACCATCCTATacattctagaatctaggtTTTCCTTTCTACCCTAATTGACTTCTTATGGGCCTATTCTTATGTCTCCACCTCCtaattgttgagatgacccttcatagTTGGCATCCTTGGTCGTCTTCCTGTGGATTTGGGTCGTATCAATAGGTTTCCTTTCCTGAAACTTTGTTCACAAGTGCACTGGATTGGAAAAATTGTTATGAacaagttatttgaattttgttgtcAAATTTTAAACCTAGATATTTCATGATGtttggaaattttttttgaTTGCAATGCAGGATCAAATCGTTAAAAAGAAAACTTACATTCATTTTATAATCAACACAATACAACCTGAAATACTTATAGTCATGATCATTGCCAATCTTCAAAATGTTCCTGAAATATTTATAGTCATGATCATTGTCAATCTTCAAAATGTTCAAGAGAATGATTTGATTCATCAAATATATAAACCATAGCTTCAACATATATGACATAATATGATAAAAGATATCGTGTAAGTGACTAAAAAATAAGGTACATAAGCTTATATAATAGCATACCCACAATAGGGAGATTAACTTCAATTCACTCTCATTACTCATATTTACTTTTCACTCATTGTTTTATTCACTTACACACAACATGTGATAACAACATTCCGAAATAGACTTTCATTTTAGTATTTTGTTCAATCTTCATTATTCATTATGATCCATATCTTGACTTAAATACCAATACACTAGAGATCTTAACTTCAAACAAAATTTATCTCAAAGACGTTCTAATATGAACACTTTTCCACCATTAGAGCAAATCTCTCATACTTTTTTGAGCAAAAAATACAATTATGTTTAACTACCATTATGTATGTGGGTCATTTTCTACTTTACCAAAACTTGGAGAGAAGCATAGGACATTAGCATTTGCATAATAAATAAATCGTAGAGATTTTAGTAAGTCATCCAAGCAAGCTTACATTAGAAATAGAATTAGAAAAAGtagaacataaaataaaagcaaTAATAAATTGAGCATCAAACTATTACTTACACTCTTGTTTATATTAACTTATTTATGAATCCAtgtaaaaaagaagaaaaattaaaataagtattttcATGACCTAAAAAGTTAGTTTATATATAAGCTACTTTTGT
Proteins encoded in this region:
- the LOC137830972 gene encoding LOW QUALITY PROTEIN: flavonoid 3',5'-hydroxylase 2-like (The sequence of the model RefSeq protein was modified relative to this genomic sequence to represent the inferred CDS: deleted 1 base in 1 codon) yields the protein MDTLFLVKEIAASILIFLVTLLSIRTVLKRRDRKLPPGPRGWPVVGALPMMGSMPHVTLANMAKKYGSVMYLKMGTNNMVVASTPAAARAFLKTLDQNFSNRPPNAGATHLAYDAQDMVFADYGSRWKLLRKLSNLHMLGGKAVEEWSKVRDEEMVQMIGTLYECSKKGEAVVVPEILTYSMANMIGKVILSRRVFETKGSESNEFKDMVVELMTVAGYFNIGDFIPFLAKLDLQGIERGMKQLHKKFDRLLTKMIQEHVASKHKRNDKPDFLDMVMAHYGEQQDAHHDKLSLINIKALLLNLFTAGTDTSSSIIEWSLAEMLKNPSIMKKAQEEMDQVIGRERRLKESDIPNLPYFQAICKETYRKHPSTPLNLPRISNQPCQVNGFYIPKNTRLSVNIWAIGRDPQVWERPLEFKPERFLSGKNKMIEPRGNDFELIPFGAGRRICAGTRMGIVLVHYILGTLLHSFDWKLPHEVGDLNMEETFGLALQKKVPLAAFVTPRLNPIAYIP